The following proteins are encoded in a genomic region of Laspinema palackyanum D2c:
- a CDS encoding S8 family serine peptidase, which produces MLDISRLFEESAYITQNPDVEAAIATGVFKSGLEHFINFGQREGRNPSIWFDTAYYLEENPDVAEAVAAGTLSAIEHFVNFGQSEGRDPILEFFTDFYLAAYPDVASVVAAGVMTPYQHFREFGLSEGREPGFGFDRPFYLANNPDVAAAVNAGQVSAIEHYLRFGKAEGRLGTPTLDLNAATDLGLLGVEQINSVLSDRNPQQLYRFTVEIPSEFDLELGGLSADADVVLFQDLNEDGEIDLEEIIDLSANEGTTPEVIRRGLAAGTYFVGIERFEGNTNYTVLLSTVPRPDVPPDNVGNTLSQAFDLDVALRGPLSNQGQVPINQVLELEGFDQPQVLGDFNPRDIYSFTIIAPTRFRLNLDQLSADADVAIAGDRNKDGVISYDEIIISSENEGIQPEEIFIPKLSLGEYYIIVEPFEGESTYNLTVETTAIQFPLSEALEVGTLNPTPQTLTGALSETNLADTYRFNLTRPSDIQINLEGLSTTAEVYLIQDINNNSIVERGEILSSAPGPEKLLSSLFATGGYSSDAETFSLVGLPAGTYFVGVNQFEGETNYSLSLSGTPTTGKFNSLFGYGLADAAAAVARALGEPALAPAPDLTSTATRNNTGDLNLINAPAVWNRGFTGEGVIVAILDDGVDWKHPDLASNIWVNPNEIPNNGIDDDGNGFIDDVRGWDFVDGINNPSGGPEDSHGTHVAGTVAAGRNGVDIVTGENRLEMNGVAYNATIMPIRVLGESKSNRDEDFDPVAEGIYYAVENGARVIQMSLGRNPGAPPSLQTQEALAFARSRGVVAVIAAGNERDTYGATQPGDPAFNARNNLAIAIGAVNPANQLASFSNPAGPSPLNFIVAPGVDVLSTYPNQNYELEQGTSMAAPHVSGVVALMLQANPNLTPAQVEQILIETAQPQGITFALA; this is translated from the coding sequence ATGTTGGATATTAGTCGCTTGTTTGAGGAAAGTGCGTATATCACCCAAAACCCTGATGTAGAAGCGGCAATCGCTACCGGGGTTTTCAAGAGTGGATTGGAACACTTCATCAATTTTGGTCAACGAGAAGGCCGGAATCCGAGTATTTGGTTTGACACCGCCTATTATTTGGAAGAAAACCCCGATGTTGCCGAAGCCGTGGCAGCCGGAACCCTCTCGGCGATCGAACATTTCGTAAATTTCGGACAATCCGAAGGGCGGGATCCGATTTTGGAGTTTTTCACCGACTTTTACCTGGCGGCTTATCCCGATGTAGCCTCAGTCGTGGCAGCGGGAGTCATGACCCCCTATCAACATTTTCGGGAATTCGGGTTAAGTGAGGGTCGCGAACCGGGTTTTGGGTTTGATCGCCCGTTTTATTTAGCCAATAATCCAGATGTGGCAGCCGCAGTTAACGCCGGTCAAGTGAGTGCGATCGAACATTATCTGAGATTTGGGAAAGCCGAAGGACGACTGGGGACGCCGACCCTAGATCTGAATGCTGCCACAGACTTGGGATTGCTGGGTGTGGAGCAGATCAATAGCGTCCTGAGCGATCGCAACCCTCAACAACTCTACCGCTTCACTGTAGAGATCCCCAGTGAGTTTGACTTGGAACTTGGAGGGTTAAGTGCCGATGCCGATGTCGTCCTGTTTCAGGACCTCAACGAAGATGGCGAAATCGACTTAGAAGAAATCATCGACCTCTCCGCCAACGAAGGAACGACACCGGAAGTGATTCGGCGCGGGTTGGCTGCCGGGACCTACTTTGTGGGAATTGAGCGGTTCGAGGGCAATACAAACTATACTGTCCTCCTCTCCACCGTTCCGCGCCCCGATGTCCCCCCAGATAACGTGGGCAATACCCTCAGTCAAGCCTTCGATTTGGATGTGGCCTTGAGAGGTCCCCTCAGCAATCAAGGCCAGGTTCCAATTAATCAAGTGTTGGAATTAGAAGGATTTGACCAGCCCCAGGTGCTCGGGGATTTTAACCCCAGAGATATCTATAGTTTCACCATTATTGCACCGACTCGATTTCGGTTGAATCTGGACCAACTGAGTGCGGATGCAGATGTGGCGATCGCCGGTGACCGAAATAAAGATGGGGTAATTTCTTACGACGAAATTATCATCAGTTCTGAAAATGAAGGCATTCAGCCCGAGGAAATTTTCATTCCCAAACTCTCTCTCGGGGAGTATTACATCATCGTTGAACCCTTCGAGGGGGAGAGCACTTATAACCTGACGGTAGAAACCACAGCCATTCAGTTTCCACTCTCAGAAGCCTTAGAAGTGGGAACATTGAACCCCACCCCCCAAACCTTAACAGGAGCCTTATCCGAGACCAATCTAGCCGATACCTACCGCTTTAATCTCACCAGGCCCAGCGATATTCAAATCAACCTGGAGGGACTGAGTACCACGGCAGAAGTTTATTTAATTCAGGATATCAACAACAATAGCATCGTTGAACGCGGTGAGATTCTCAGCAGCGCCCCCGGTCCAGAAAAGCTCCTGAGTAGCCTGTTTGCAACAGGAGGCTATAGCAGCGATGCAGAAACGTTTTCATTAGTTGGATTACCCGCAGGAACTTACTTTGTCGGCGTCAATCAGTTCGAGGGTGAGACCAACTACAGCCTGAGCCTCTCAGGAACACCAACCACGGGAAAATTTAACAGTTTGTTTGGGTACGGGTTAGCGGATGCCGCTGCCGCCGTCGCCCGTGCCCTGGGCGAACCGGCTTTAGCCCCGGCCCCTGATCTCACCAGTACCGCGACCCGGAACAATACGGGGGACTTGAATTTAATCAATGCCCCCGCCGTCTGGAACCGAGGCTTTACTGGGGAAGGCGTCATCGTCGCCATCTTGGATGATGGGGTGGACTGGAAACATCCGGATCTCGCCAGTAATATCTGGGTCAATCCCAATGAAATTCCCAATAATGGCATTGATGATGATGGCAATGGGTTCATTGATGATGTGCGAGGCTGGGACTTTGTGGATGGCATTAATAATCCCAGCGGGGGTCCGGAAGATTCTCACGGCACCCACGTCGCAGGCACCGTCGCAGCAGGGCGAAATGGGGTAGATATCGTAACCGGAGAGAACAGGCTAGAAATGAATGGAGTGGCGTATAATGCGACAATTATGCCCATCCGCGTCCTCGGAGAGTCTAAGTCTAATCGCGATGAGGACTTCGATCCAGTGGCGGAGGGAATTTACTACGCCGTGGAAAATGGAGCGCGAGTGATTCAAATGAGTCTTGGCCGGAATCCGGGAGCTCCTCCTTCCCTGCAAACTCAAGAAGCCCTGGCATTTGCCCGATCAAGAGGGGTTGTGGCGGTGATTGCCGCAGGCAACGAGCGGGATACCTATGGTGCAACCCAGCCTGGAGACCCGGCGTTTAATGCGCGCAACAATTTGGCGATCGCGATCGGTGCAGTCAATCCCGCCAATCAATTAGCAAGCTTTTCTAACCCGGCTGGCCCCTCTCCCTTGAATTTTATTGTTGCCCCGGGTGTTGATGTCTTGTCTACCTATCCCAATCAAAACTACGAGCTTGAACAGGGAACCTCAATGGCTGCCCCCCATGTCTCCGGGGTCGTGGCGCTGATGCTGCAAGCCAATCCCAACTTGACTCCGGCTCAAGTGGAGCAAATCCTGATTGAAACCGCACAACCGCAGGGGATTACCTTTGCATTGGCATAA
- a CDS encoding DUF6658 family protein translates to MKQMINWLKNISLRQILTGMMAGLLLIVGTACSNTPSVMAKTSDQVREEMPSKYVNSTYEGGMNEYPDTDPRQGATTRAEAKAKELKDSAERRIKDDSRTYPDKDLGEILEEVPGQVSKIGDRAENAANELGKHAKAGADLAKETGETAVENTRNSLNKGAKTAAREADKLGNKAQNTAEKATDAVKSKVKQDLDRSGKALERTADSIE, encoded by the coding sequence ATGAAACAGATGATTAATTGGCTCAAAAATATTAGCCTTCGACAAATTTTAACCGGAATGATGGCAGGACTGCTACTCATCGTCGGCACTGCTTGCAGCAATACCCCCTCCGTCATGGCTAAAACTTCTGATCAGGTCAGAGAGGAAATGCCCTCCAAGTACGTCAACTCCACCTATGAAGGGGGAATGAACGAGTATCCCGATACGGACCCCCGACAAGGGGCGACTACACGCGCTGAAGCCAAAGCGAAAGAACTCAAAGATAGCGCCGAACGCCGGATTAAAGACGATTCCCGAACCTATCCGGATAAAGACCTTGGCGAGATACTGGAAGAAGTCCCCGGACAAGTCTCTAAAATTGGCGATCGCGCTGAAAATGCCGCCAACGAATTGGGCAAACACGCGAAAGCCGGGGCAGATTTAGCCAAAGAAACCGGGGAAACCGCCGTTGAAAATACCCGAAACTCTCTGAACAAAGGCGCTAAAACCGCAGCCCGGGAAGCAGATAAACTCGGCAATAAAGCTCAAAACACCGCAGAAAAGGCCACCGACGCCGTTAAATCTAAAGTGAAGCAGGACTTAGATCGTTCAGGTAAAGCCCTAGAACGGACAGCCGATTCCATTGAATAG
- a CDS encoding HEAT repeat domain-containing protein has translation MYDRDLSALNLDDELDSPLDHLDEAPAAPKPDPEKMLLLLASSVPEQRMIATRAFCEIQDERAIPHLIQLLSDPCPLVRVSAAYALGRNTSPDAVEPLIDRLNLDWNGYVRKGVVWALGNCADRRALEPLLEALKTDISAVRLWAASSLGQLSNVGYDLVISAIPPLIYSLRTDPIAAVRSNCAWAIGQLCRELPSNVVYAGAIDSLIEVLEEDEDMGVREDAKASLLRVGDPRGLQIIEELELDGLL, from the coding sequence ATGTACGACCGTGACCTAAGCGCACTAAATCTCGATGATGAGCTAGATAGCCCTCTGGATCATTTGGATGAGGCCCCCGCCGCCCCCAAGCCGGATCCTGAGAAAATGTTGCTGTTGTTAGCGTCATCTGTTCCCGAACAGCGAATGATCGCGACGCGGGCATTCTGTGAAATTCAGGATGAACGCGCCATCCCCCACCTGATCCAACTGTTAAGCGACCCTTGCCCCCTCGTGCGGGTGAGTGCCGCCTACGCCCTTGGACGCAATACCAGTCCCGATGCCGTCGAACCCTTAATCGACCGGCTGAATTTGGATTGGAACGGCTACGTTAGAAAGGGTGTCGTTTGGGCATTGGGAAATTGTGCCGATCGCCGCGCCCTCGAACCCCTCCTCGAAGCCCTCAAAACCGACATTTCCGCCGTCCGCCTCTGGGCCGCCAGTTCCCTGGGTCAACTATCTAATGTCGGCTACGATCTCGTTATTTCGGCCATTCCCCCCCTCATTTACAGCCTGCGAACCGACCCTATTGCCGCAGTCCGAAGTAACTGCGCCTGGGCGATCGGGCAACTCTGCCGCGAACTCCCTTCCAACGTGGTGTATGCCGGGGCGATCGACTCCCTGATCGAAGTCCTAGAAGAAGACGAAGACATGGGGGTTCGCGAAGATGCCAAAGCCTCCTTATTACGAGTCGGAGACCCACGCGGATTACAAATCATCGAGGAATTAGAACTCGATGGTTTATTATAA
- a CDS encoding CHASE2 domain-containing protein: protein MIPFIVSKLNPLAQKVREIIPQFPGQVAIPSLTITALLLGVRQLGGLQPLELILFDAMTRIRPDPGPDPRLLIVEITEQDIANQGTWPFSDRLFAEVLEELQRHQPIAIGLDIVRDIPTEPGHQELLAQLQQPNVIAITTLGNEEKQRVSAPAGISAEQIGFNDIAIDPDGRVRRNLMFASQDGTTFPSFSLQLARFYLKNQGIEPMLTEAQEYQLGNAIFSKLKFNSGGYQSLDAGGYQTLLNYRTESVARKISFTEAIARDFDPEWVRDKIIFIGATAPTLKDLFYTPYSRGIGQLKMPGVVIHGQKSSQILSAVLDDKPLFWFMPEWGEILWIVFWGMSGSLVVQRFHNSMMITGSVFIALGLIFSIGYSLILTGGWIPLAAPATAFICTSLFGVMYQRQLAGKQQQMVMNLLGQQTSPEIATALWTERDRLLESGMLPWQTLKATILFTDLKNFSTLSETKTPEELMTWLNPYLSAMTDEVLNHHGIVNKFTGDGIMAAFGVPIPSTTPEQIAKDAENAVSAALAMSRKLQELNQTWQQEGLPKVQMRIGIFTGPITVGSLGGKHRLEYGIIGDSVNTASRLESCEKQRHPDDCRILIARETLVHILDKFKVESWGALPLKGKSKTIEVYRVIDSSPK from the coding sequence ATGATTCCTTTTATTGTATCTAAACTCAATCCCCTCGCCCAAAAAGTCCGAGAAATTATCCCCCAATTCCCCGGGCAAGTTGCAATTCCCAGTCTCACTATCACGGCGTTATTACTCGGAGTGAGACAATTGGGCGGGTTGCAACCGTTAGAACTTATCCTGTTTGACGCCATGACCCGGATCCGTCCCGACCCAGGACCGGACCCCCGCTTACTGATTGTTGAAATCACAGAACAAGATATAGCGAACCAGGGAACATGGCCTTTTAGCGATCGCCTGTTTGCCGAAGTCCTGGAAGAATTACAACGCCATCAACCCATTGCGATCGGCTTAGATATTGTCCGAGATATCCCCACCGAACCGGGACATCAGGAATTGCTTGCCCAATTGCAACAACCGAATGTGATTGCTATTACCACCCTGGGGAACGAAGAGAAACAAAGAGTTTCTGCACCGGCGGGGATTTCCGCAGAACAAATCGGCTTCAATGACATTGCGATCGACCCCGATGGCAGAGTGCGCCGCAATTTAATGTTTGCCTCCCAAGACGGCACAACTTTCCCTTCATTTTCCTTACAATTAGCCCGGTTTTATCTAAAAAATCAAGGCATAGAACCTATGCTAACTGAAGCCCAAGAATATCAGCTAGGAAATGCCATTTTTTCCAAATTAAAATTTAATTCCGGTGGGTATCAATCCCTTGATGCTGGAGGATATCAAACCCTGCTTAATTATCGCACTGAATCTGTGGCTCGAAAGATTAGTTTTACAGAGGCGATCGCCCGAGACTTCGACCCGGAATGGGTGCGAGATAAAATTATTTTTATTGGCGCAACTGCACCGACCCTCAAAGACTTATTTTATACACCTTATAGTCGGGGAATTGGTCAATTAAAAATGCCCGGGGTGGTAATTCATGGACAAAAGAGCAGCCAAATTTTATCAGCGGTATTAGACGATAAACCGTTATTTTGGTTTATGCCAGAATGGGGAGAAATTCTGTGGATTGTTTTTTGGGGGATGAGTGGTAGCCTAGTTGTCCAGAGATTCCACAATTCCATGATGATTACAGGAAGTGTATTCATTGCACTAGGGCTAATTTTTAGCATCGGCTACAGCCTCATTTTAACCGGCGGATGGATACCCCTAGCCGCCCCGGCTACTGCCTTTATTTGCACAAGTTTATTCGGCGTGATGTACCAGCGACAACTTGCTGGAAAACAGCAACAAATGGTCATGAACCTGTTGGGACAACAGACCTCCCCGGAGATAGCCACAGCCCTTTGGACCGAACGCGATCGGCTGCTAGAATCAGGAATGCTCCCCTGGCAAACCCTCAAAGCCACCATCCTATTTACCGACCTCAAAAACTTCAGTACCCTGTCCGAAACCAAAACCCCAGAAGAATTAATGACCTGGTTAAATCCCTATCTCAGTGCCATGACAGATGAAGTCCTAAACCATCACGGCATCGTCAATAAATTCACCGGCGATGGCATTATGGCAGCCTTCGGCGTACCCATTCCCAGCACCACCCCCGAACAGATTGCTAAAGATGCGGAAAATGCCGTCAGCGCCGCCTTAGCCATGAGCAGAAAACTCCAAGAATTAAATCAAACCTGGCAACAAGAAGGATTACCCAAAGTACAGATGCGAATCGGAATTTTTACCGGACCGATTACCGTTGGCAGCCTAGGGGGAAAACACCGCTTAGAATATGGCATCATTGGGGATAGTGTCAATACCGCTTCCCGCCTAGAAAGTTGTGAGAAACAGCGCCACCCCGATGATTGTCGCATCCTAATCGCCCGAGAAACCTTAGTCCATATTTTAGATAAATTTAAAGTAGAATCCTGGGGAGCTTTACCCTTAAAAGGAAAATCCAAAACCATAGAAGTTTACCGCGTTATTGATTCCTCACCGAAGTAA
- a CDS encoding DUF928 domain-containing protein: MLNPLLFLKAIALSTACILSLSPVPTALRTLAQTFPSQTPEVMPPLDPDDKPPTLPAGPRDECLTGENSPSLIPVLPDLNQKIGLTVSPHPTIFVYIPQTQAETALFVLIDEQRNSIYSQPVPLAGTPGILSITVPEDANIPPLEPNQTYSWTLALLCPTTAGIREANIYVTGRIQRVENPELAQQVSQATPRQVPSLYAQAGIWHDTLHTLAQLRRENPEDTDLTAYWESLLTDVGLADIAKAPLLPLDSDPTSP; encoded by the coding sequence ATGCTGAACCCACTCTTGTTCCTAAAGGCGATCGCCTTATCCACCGCCTGCATTCTCAGCCTCTCCCCTGTCCCCACAGCCCTCCGGACCCTCGCCCAAACCTTTCCATCTCAAACCCCGGAAGTCATGCCTCCCTTAGATCCGGATGACAAACCCCCCACCCTTCCCGCAGGACCCCGAGATGAGTGCCTAACTGGGGAAAATTCCCCATCCCTCATTCCCGTACTACCTGATTTAAACCAAAAAATCGGACTCACCGTTTCCCCCCATCCCACCATCTTCGTCTACATCCCGCAAACCCAGGCAGAAACAGCCCTATTCGTCCTCATCGATGAACAGCGCAACAGCATTTATAGCCAACCCGTACCCTTAGCAGGGACCCCCGGCATCTTAAGCATCACCGTTCCCGAAGATGCCAATATCCCCCCCTTAGAACCCAATCAGACCTATTCCTGGACCCTAGCCCTCCTTTGTCCCACCACAGCAGGAATCCGAGAAGCCAACATCTATGTCACCGGCAGAATCCAGCGCGTCGAGAATCCCGAATTAGCCCAACAAGTGAGCCAAGCCACCCCCCGACAAGTCCCCTCACTTTACGCCCAAGCCGGAATTTGGCACGACACCCTCCACACCCTCGCCCAACTGCGCCGAGAAAATCCCGAAGACACCGACCTAACCGCATACTGGGAGAGCTTACTCACCGATGTCGGACTCGCGGACATCGCCAAAGCCCCCTTGCTCCCCCTTGACTCCGACCCCACCAGCCCCTAA
- a CDS encoding tetratricopeptide repeat protein, with protein MPFSHKPLNLALLTFILLIGIPTLGESQRNLSNLSVTAQTVEELQQEAERLLNLGLEQYQRSQFRDALESFKQALEIYRAIGDQAGEGSTLNNLGIVYRSLGEYAQAEQSYHQSLEISRQLADKAGEGNTLNGLGNVYGSVGEYTQAEQYFRQSLEISRQLADKVGEGNTLYNLGNV; from the coding sequence ATGCCATTTTCTCACAAACCCCTCAATCTAGCCCTACTCACCTTCATCCTTCTCATCGGCATCCCGACCCTCGGGGAAAGTCAGCGCAACCTATCCAATCTTTCCGTGACTGCCCAAACTGTAGAAGAACTGCAACAGGAAGCGGAACGATTGTTGAATTTAGGACTTGAACAGTATCAGCGCAGTCAATTTCGTGATGCCTTAGAGTCATTCAAACAAGCGCTAGAAATTTATCGGGCGATCGGGGACCAAGCGGGGGAAGGCAGCACCCTCAACAACCTGGGAATTGTTTACCGTTCTTTGGGAGAGTACGCCCAAGCGGAGCAATCCTACCACCAATCCTTAGAAATATCCCGGCAACTCGCAGACAAAGCGGGGGAAGGAAACACCCTCAACGGTCTCGGAAATGTTTACGGTTCTGTCGGAGAATACACCCAAGCGGAGCAATACTTCCGCCAATCCTTAGAAATATCCCGGCAACTCGCAGACAAAGTGGGGGAAGGCAACACCCTCTACAACCTTGGAAATGTTT
- a CDS encoding CHAT domain-containing protein translates to EYAQAEQSYHQSLEIRRQLEDKAGEGNALLSLGNVYSYLGEYAQAEQSYHQSLEISRQLADKVGEGNTLYNLGNVYRSLGEYAQAEQSYHQSLEIRRQLEDKAGEGNTLNNLGNVYHSLGEYAKAEQYYRQSLEISRQRGSKAGEGNTLNGLGNVYGSLGEYTQAEQYYRQSLEISRQLGNKEGEGNTLLNLGNVYYFLGQYAQAEQFYRQSLEIRQQLGNKEGEVMALNNLGNVYYFLGQYAQAEQYCRQSLEISLQIGDKVGESSTLSNLGNIYRSLGEYAQAEQFYRQSLEITRQLGDKAGEGNNLIGLGVVYNSLGEYAQAEQFYRQSIEVQEQLRPGLTDEQKISLFEQQKSTYEFLQTVLIAQNKLDAALEISERGRARAFVELLADRLSDNRETPVTVTPPNLREIQQIAAAQQATIVQYSYIREPFTFGNMERLWESELYIWVIKPTGEITFRRTDLKPLGQEEGGSLAKAIADARCFDNFACLNNITVSQSREGSTEVRSAGGLFNYQAQDEQVSSVYQQENRELKQLYQLLIDPIADLLPTNPSERVIFVPHNALFLVPFPALQDGQGQYLIEKHTILTAPSIQVLGLTRDQKQAQTAVNSEVLIVGNPTMPVVGTAQLTALPGAELEAREIGQLLNVTPLIGATATKASVVQKMQSSRIIHLATHGSFDPNIPLDSWLALTPSGADNGLLTAAEIFGLNLNAELVVLSACDTGRGKITGDGVIGLSRSFISAGVPSVLVSLWKVPDDSTALLMREFYQLWEESGDKAQALRQAMLTTMQQYPNPVDWAAFTLMGEAE, encoded by the coding sequence GAGTACGCCCAAGCGGAGCAATCCTACCACCAATCTTTAGAAATTAGACGGCAACTTGAAGACAAAGCGGGGGAAGGCAACGCCCTCCTCAGTCTCGGAAATGTTTACTCTTATCTGGGAGAGTACGCCCAAGCAGAGCAATCCTACCACCAATCCTTAGAAATATCCCGGCAACTCGCAGACAAAGTGGGGGAAGGCAACACCCTCTACAACCTTGGAAATGTTTACCGTTCTTTGGGAGAGTACGCCCAAGCGGAGCAATCCTACCACCAATCTTTAGAAATTAGACGGCAACTTGAAGACAAAGCGGGGGAAGGAAACACCCTCAACAACCTCGGAAATGTTTACCATTCTCTGGGAGAGTACGCCAAAGCGGAGCAATACTACCGGCAATCTTTAGAGATATCCCGGCAACGGGGGAGTAAAGCGGGGGAAGGCAATACTCTCAACGGTCTCGGAAATGTTTACGGTTCTCTCGGAGAATACACCCAAGCGGAGCAATACTACCGCCAATCCTTAGAAATATCTCGGCAACTGGGAAACAAAGAGGGGGAAGGAAACACCCTCCTCAACCTCGGAAATGTTTACTATTTTCTGGGACAGTACGCCCAAGCCGAGCAATTCTACCGCCAATCCTTAGAAATTAGACAGCAACTCGGAAACAAAGAGGGGGAAGTCATGGCCCTCAACAACCTCGGAAATGTTTACTATTTTCTGGGACAGTACGCCCAAGCCGAGCAATACTGCCGCCAATCCTTAGAAATCTCTCTACAAATTGGAGACAAAGTGGGGGAAAGCAGCACTCTCAGCAACCTCGGAAATATTTACCGTTCTCTGGGAGAGTACGCCCAAGCGGAGCAATTCTACCGCCAATCCTTAGAAATAACCCGGCAACTCGGGGACAAAGCGGGGGAAGGCAACAACCTCATCGGTCTCGGAGTTGTTTACAATTCTCTGGGAGAGTACGCCCAAGCGGAGCAATTCTACCGCCAATCCATTGAAGTTCAGGAACAATTACGTCCAGGGTTGACCGATGAGCAAAAAATCTCCCTGTTTGAACAACAGAAATCAACTTACGAATTCCTGCAAACCGTTCTGATTGCTCAAAATAAACTGGATGCGGCCCTGGAAATTTCTGAACGGGGACGTGCCCGTGCTTTTGTGGAATTACTCGCCGATCGCCTCTCGGATAATCGAGAAACCCCAGTCACGGTGACCCCGCCCAATCTGCGAGAAATTCAACAAATTGCCGCAGCACAACAGGCTACGATTGTTCAATATTCTTACATTCGTGAACCTTTCACCTTTGGTAACATGGAGCGATTGTGGGAATCGGAACTGTATATCTGGGTGATTAAACCCACTGGAGAAATCACCTTCCGGCGCACGGACCTCAAACCGTTAGGGCAAGAGGAAGGCGGTTCCTTAGCCAAAGCGATCGCAGATGCCCGGTGTTTTGATAACTTTGCCTGTCTGAATAACATCACGGTTTCCCAAAGTCGGGAAGGAAGTACAGAAGTCCGCAGTGCAGGGGGTTTATTTAATTACCAGGCGCAAGATGAGCAAGTTAGTTCAGTTTACCAACAGGAAAATCGGGAGTTGAAACAACTGTATCAACTGTTAATTGACCCCATCGCCGATTTGCTGCCAACCAACCCGAGCGAACGGGTGATTTTCGTCCCTCACAATGCCTTATTTTTAGTCCCGTTCCCGGCGTTACAAGATGGCCAGGGTCAGTATTTAATCGAAAAGCATACTATTCTCACCGCGCCTTCGATTCAAGTCTTGGGGTTAACTCGGGACCAGAAACAGGCTCAGACGGCGGTGAATTCAGAGGTTTTAATTGTGGGCAATCCGACAATGCCGGTGGTGGGAACAGCACAACTGACTGCCTTACCTGGTGCAGAATTGGAGGCGCGGGAGATTGGGCAATTGCTGAATGTCACTCCCCTGATTGGGGCAACGGCAACTAAAGCGAGTGTCGTGCAGAAGATGCAGTCTTCACGGATTATTCACCTGGCGACGCATGGCAGTTTTGACCCGAATATTCCCTTAGATAGTTGGTTGGCGCTGACGCCTTCGGGTGCGGATAATGGATTGCTCACCGCAGCGGAAATTTTTGGGTTGAATCTGAATGCGGAGTTGGTTGTGCTATCGGCTTGTGATACGGGACGGGGGAAAATTACTGGGGATGGGGTGATTGGTTTATCTCGGTCCTTTATTTCTGCGGGTGTGCCGAGTGTGTTGGTGTCGTTGTGGAAGGTGCCGGATGATTCTACGGCGTTGTTGATGCGGGAGTTTTATCAGCTTTGGGAGGAGAGTGGGGATAAGGCGCAGGCGTTGCGGCAGGCGATGTTAACCACGATGCAGCAGTATCCGAATCCGGTGGATTGGGCGGCGTTTACGTTAATGGGGGAGGCGGAGTGA